Proteins encoded within one genomic window of Zestosphaera sp.:
- a CDS encoding cation diffusion facilitator family transporter → MLTEMRAAHASFTLNLISLLLKTVSMLNAASTAVNAEFLHALGDTIGSGLLVLGLLMSRRRPSTRYPFGLGRAVYVFGLIVSALIGGFLFAVTSFSGVQQLVAGGEVISTTTSIASLATALTLDLAILLWSLIELRRNPADPSAKGTLVENLADSVGGSAALTSLLLGSPFVDGLGTLVVSVILLSSSALLSYRYFEVLVGRAAPKNIVGRVVKIALSDPRIVDVNDVKSLVVGPGEFLVMLQVEVPEGTSVDEIENVRNELSKRMQESVNGVKYVVIEFQKPSSPPMSFKRVLKEILTLGEV, encoded by the coding sequence GTGCTGACTGAGATGAGGGCTGCACACGCGTCATTCACGTTGAACTTGATATCACTCCTACTGAAGACTGTTAGCATGTTAAACGCTGCGTCCACAGCCGTCAACGCTGAGTTCCTTCATGCATTAGGCGACACGATAGGGTCAGGACTCCTAGTTCTCGGGCTACTGATGTCGAGGAGGAGGCCTTCAACCAGGTACCCCTTCGGCTTAGGCAGGGCTGTGTACGTCTTCGGACTGATAGTGTCAGCACTTATCGGGGGCTTCCTCTTCGCCGTAACCTCCTTCTCAGGCGTTCAACAGCTGGTGGCTGGGGGGGAGGTGATCTCAACCACTACGTCCATAGCGTCTTTAGCTACCGCCCTCACGCTGGATCTAGCTATCCTACTGTGGAGCTTGATCGAGCTTAGGAGAAACCCGGCCGACCCCTCAGCGAAAGGAACTCTGGTTGAGAACCTGGCTGATAGCGTCGGCGGCTCAGCAGCTCTGACGTCCCTCTTACTTGGAAGCCCGTTCGTCGACGGCTTAGGCACTTTAGTGGTGTCGGTGATTCTCCTGTCTTCCTCAGCGTTGCTGAGCTACAGGTATTTCGAGGTGTTGGTGGGTAGGGCGGCGCCGAAGAACATCGTGGGCAGGGTCGTTAAGATCGCCCTCTCAGATCCCAGGATCGTTGACGTCAACGATGTGAAGTCGCTGGTCGTGGGGCCCGGCGAGTTCCTCGTGATGCTTCAGGTTGAGGTGCCTGAAGGCACCAGCGTCGATGAGATAGAGAATGTGAGAAACGAATTAAGTAAGAGAATGCAGGAGAGCGTAAACGGGGTCAAATACGTAGTTATAGAGTTTCAGAAGCCCTCATCACCGCCCATGAGCTTCAAGAGAGTGCTCAAGGAAATCCTCACGTTAGGCGAGGTTTGA
- a CDS encoding NAD+ synthase yields the protein MLPPHLRLDFRKAEEVIKDFIRGRVREAGASGVVIGLSGGGDSSVCAAISARALGPSSVTVVHMPDSESDPASTLIANKVANGLSLDMRIIDLTEVVTSFLKPLGISYGSPERLVRGNVKARARMVILYAIANRENMLVVGTSDRSEWLIGFFTKWGDGAGDVHPLIGLYKTQVREFAKHLNLPSEVVARPPSPDLWPGHTAEGELGLTYDEIDEVLYRLFDEGLRPEDIPKASGIPQSVVERVLQLHRRTAHKRAPIAAPFHSFKELEGRGPGLQP from the coding sequence ATGTTACCGCCACACCTGAGGCTAGACTTCCGGAAAGCTGAGGAAGTCATTAAGGACTTCATCAGAGGTAGAGTCAGGGAGGCCGGCGCTTCGGGGGTGGTTATAGGACTCTCGGGGGGTGGTGACTCGTCGGTGTGTGCAGCCATCTCTGCAAGGGCTTTAGGCCCTTCGTCCGTCACCGTGGTGCACATGCCTGACAGTGAGAGCGACCCCGCATCAACGCTGATAGCTAATAAGGTGGCTAACGGCTTGAGTCTAGATATGAGAATAATAGACCTCACTGAGGTCGTCACGTCCTTCCTCAAGCCATTAGGGATAAGCTACGGATCCCCCGAGAGGTTGGTTAGAGGTAACGTGAAGGCTAGGGCCAGGATGGTGATTCTGTACGCCATAGCTAACAGGGAGAACATGCTGGTCGTCGGGACTAGCGATAGGTCGGAGTGGTTGATAGGTTTCTTCACTAAGTGGGGTGATGGGGCAGGCGACGTACATCCTCTCATAGGACTCTACAAGACTCAAGTGAGGGAGTTCGCTAAGCACCTTAACCTGCCGTCGGAGGTGGTTGCCAGACCCCCATCGCCTGACCTGTGGCCCGGACATACGGCTGAGGGCGAGCTGGGCCTGACTTACGACGAAATTGATGAGGTGCTCTACAGGCTGTTTGACGAGGGACTCAGGCCTGAGGACATACCTAAGGCGTCCGGGATACCCCAAAGCGTGGTTGAGAGGGTGTTACAACTCCACCGGAGGACAGCGCATAAGAGGGCACCTATAGCAGCTCCCTTCCACTCCTTCAAAGAGTTGGAGGGGAGGGGCCCGGGTTTGCAACCTTAG
- a CDS encoding HD domain-containing protein — translation MAERDRDSGCEDLDKELIQIKDPVHGYLRLARHEICLVSSSPMQRLRRLKQLSTSHLVYPGAVHTRFSHSLGSMYVAGVLAEYTYSKLGLNFSELSRLKYIARLLGLLHDVGHGPFSHTFEDHVLVNYGVNHEVLGGKIVREHPEVSKCFDDYIEKELGLSAEVMARLIEAPSLDSWPLTSSIGEGVSERTLYYIIKGAYSADIVDYLLRDSYFTGANYGFGLDWERLAYHSKPVKDRIVLEYKAKDVLDHLLIARIFMFKTVYYHKTVRAFDKIAGEMLIKADNILNYSGIMDDVNKYVELDDEYVLSNPSVRALDESRYLLNRVVPYKNVYQAVLPIDQTFKGFLTMSKDVIKRSIESRLRSMHPEIVDGENIIFVDTPKLPTNPMFEEAEVLIENEEGSIEAKPVRETLAGSMPAELAFLRIYIRDKHVKYANEVREVATSMLSGREVRSFY, via the coding sequence ATGGCGGAACGAGATAGAGATAGCGGGTGTGAGGACCTGGATAAGGAATTGATTCAGATTAAGGATCCGGTGCACGGATATTTAAGGCTGGCTAGACACGAAATATGCCTGGTCTCGTCCTCGCCCATGCAGAGGTTGCGGAGGCTCAAGCAGTTGAGCACATCGCATCTCGTGTATCCGGGGGCCGTCCACACGAGGTTCTCCCACTCCCTAGGCTCCATGTATGTGGCTGGAGTGCTTGCTGAGTACACCTACTCCAAGCTTGGGCTGAATTTCTCGGAGCTGAGCAGACTGAAGTACATCGCACGTCTCCTCGGCTTACTGCATGATGTAGGGCACGGTCCATTCTCGCATACCTTCGAAGACCACGTGCTAGTCAACTATGGCGTGAACCACGAGGTTCTAGGCGGCAAGATAGTGAGGGAGCATCCAGAGGTGTCCAAGTGCTTCGACGACTATATAGAGAAGGAGCTGGGGCTCTCCGCCGAGGTCATGGCGAGGCTTATTGAAGCGCCTTCCCTGGATTCATGGCCCCTCACATCCAGCATAGGGGAAGGGGTTTCAGAGAGGACGCTCTACTACATAATTAAGGGGGCCTACAGCGCCGACATAGTTGATTACCTCCTTCGGGACTCGTACTTCACCGGCGCTAACTACGGCTTCGGACTTGATTGGGAAAGGCTGGCATACCACTCGAAGCCTGTCAAGGACAGGATAGTTCTGGAGTACAAGGCTAAGGACGTTCTAGACCATCTGCTCATAGCAAGGATCTTCATGTTTAAGACCGTGTACTACCATAAGACCGTCCGAGCCTTCGACAAAATCGCCGGGGAGATGCTGATTAAGGCTGATAACATACTCAACTATAGCGGGATAATGGACGACGTAAACAAGTACGTTGAGCTTGACGATGAGTACGTCCTCTCAAACCCGAGCGTCAGGGCTCTCGATGAGAGTAGGTACCTGCTGAATAGGGTGGTCCCCTACAAGAACGTTTACCAGGCAGTCCTCCCGATAGACCAGACATTCAAAGGATTCCTCACAATGAGTAAGGACGTCATCAAGAGGAGCATAGAGAGTAGGTTAAGGAGCATGCATCCGGAGATAGTTGACGGGGAAAACATCATATTCGTGGACACGCCCAAGCTCCCCACCAACCCCATGTTTGAGGAGGCCGAGGTTCTGATAGAGAATGAGGAGGGCAGTATAGAGGCGAAGCCCGTCAGGGAAACGCTCGCAGGCTCCATGCCTGCCGAGCTAGCGTTCCTCAGGATCTACATTAGGGACAAGCACGTGAAGTACGCGAATGAGGTCAGAGAGGTAGCTACGAGCATGCTGTCAGGCAGGGAGGTCCGCAGCTTCTACTGA
- the mvk gene encoding mevalonate kinase, with the protein MGRVVASSPGKITLFGEHAVVYGYPAIVVAIDRKVYVTAEARGDDSVRINAQDLRTPGVIVSMSNGEIQVTTDYGKTLSAIGYLSKAIELTAEFLGVRRGVNLEVRSEMPVGAGLGTSAAVSVATIAAYSSCLGYELSKEDIARLGWEVEKNVQGLASPMDTSIATFGGVLKIWFEGNAIHRVPINVGGDPTFVIAYVERERSTRDMVLWVKNLRDRHPDLVNGILEHIGKVTLEAEKALPAGDLAEVGILMNINHGLLDALGVSTRRLNEVIYIARVAGALGSKLTGGGGGGASVALTRPDSAETLTNVLKLITPQVFKAEINAEGVTVERLQS; encoded by the coding sequence TTGGGTAGGGTCGTGGCCTCGTCTCCAGGTAAGATAACGCTCTTCGGGGAGCACGCGGTGGTGTATGGATACCCGGCGATAGTGGTGGCTATTGACCGGAAGGTCTACGTCACTGCGGAGGCCAGGGGTGACGACAGCGTAAGGATAAACGCTCAAGACCTCAGAACCCCGGGCGTCATCGTCTCCATGAGTAACGGGGAGATTCAAGTCACCACGGACTACGGCAAGACCCTGTCGGCTATAGGGTATTTGAGCAAGGCGATAGAGCTGACTGCTGAGTTCCTCGGGGTTAGGAGGGGGGTTAACCTGGAAGTCAGGTCCGAGATGCCTGTAGGCGCGGGCCTCGGAACGTCGGCCGCCGTCTCTGTGGCTACGATAGCAGCTTACAGTAGTTGCTTAGGTTATGAGTTGAGTAAGGAGGACATAGCACGACTAGGTTGGGAGGTCGAGAAGAACGTTCAGGGTCTTGCCTCCCCGATGGACACATCCATAGCCACCTTCGGAGGGGTTCTGAAGATATGGTTTGAAGGAAATGCGATACACAGGGTACCCATCAACGTGGGCGGTGATCCTACTTTCGTGATAGCGTACGTCGAGAGGGAGAGAAGCACTAGGGACATGGTGCTGTGGGTTAAGAACCTCAGGGACAGGCATCCAGACCTGGTGAACGGGATACTTGAGCACATAGGTAAGGTCACGCTCGAGGCTGAGAAAGCCTTGCCGGCTGGAGATCTCGCCGAGGTGGGCATACTCATGAACATAAACCACGGCCTTCTAGATGCTTTAGGGGTTTCTACGAGGAGGTTAAACGAGGTCATCTACATTGCTAGGGTGGCCGGCGCTTTAGGATCCAAACTGACTGGAGGAGGTGGTGGTGGGGCTTCAGTAGCGTTGACGCGGCCGGACAGCGCTGAGACGCTGACCAACGTGCTTAAGCTCATCACGCCGCAGGTGTTTAAAGCGGAGATAAATGCTGAGGGCGTTACTGTAGAGCGTCTTCAGAGCTGA
- a CDS encoding cyclic 2,3-diphosphoglycerate synthase: MVRRTRVVIVGAGGRDFHNFNVFYRDNPDYEVVAFTAAQIPGVERRRYPAELAGSLYPDGIPIVPEAELGDVIRELHVDEVVLSYSDLRYEDVGRIASTALSSGASFRLLSPRETMLTSHRPVMAVTAVRTGAGKSTVSRAVVKELLKKGVKPVPIRHPMAYGDLREMAVQVFKTFEDLERWKVTVEEREEYEQYLRLGLPILAGVDYGKVLTVAEGMGDVILWDGGNNDFPFYRFDYMITVADAMRPGHEIGSYPGEVNVRMADAVVVNKVGQASEESVKKVVSNVRRVNPGARICLADMEVSVTDPSLVEGKKVLVVEDSPTVTHGGVPYGAGYVAARKYGASEVVDPRPYAVGVLKSLYEEYPHMKEVLPSTGYTAEQLRDLEETIRRTPADVVVLGTPADITRLVRIDKPVVKVTWELKVLEGPTISELVAEFLERKG, translated from the coding sequence TTGGTCAGGAGGACTAGAGTAGTCATAGTCGGTGCGGGGGGCAGGGACTTCCACAACTTCAACGTGTTCTATAGGGACAACCCCGACTACGAGGTCGTCGCATTTACGGCGGCTCAGATACCCGGTGTTGAAAGGAGGAGGTACCCGGCAGAGTTGGCGGGTTCCCTCTATCCAGACGGAATACCTATAGTGCCTGAGGCTGAGCTGGGGGACGTTATTAGGGAGCTCCACGTGGATGAGGTGGTGCTGTCATACAGCGACCTCAGATACGAGGATGTGGGGAGGATCGCCTCCACAGCTCTGTCCAGTGGGGCCAGCTTCAGACTCCTCTCCCCCAGGGAGACCATGCTGACCTCACACAGGCCGGTGATGGCGGTGACGGCGGTGAGGACTGGAGCCGGTAAGTCAACCGTCTCGAGAGCGGTCGTGAAGGAGCTCCTCAAGAAGGGGGTTAAGCCTGTCCCAATACGTCATCCGATGGCGTACGGGGATTTGAGGGAGATGGCGGTGCAGGTCTTCAAAACGTTCGAGGACCTTGAGAGATGGAAGGTCACGGTGGAGGAGAGGGAGGAGTATGAGCAATACCTTAGACTAGGGCTTCCAATACTGGCTGGAGTTGACTACGGCAAGGTGCTCACAGTAGCTGAGGGCATGGGAGATGTCATCCTGTGGGACGGGGGTAACAACGACTTCCCGTTCTACAGATTTGACTACATGATAACAGTTGCGGACGCCATGAGACCGGGCCACGAGATCGGTTCATATCCCGGTGAAGTGAACGTCAGGATGGCTGACGCTGTAGTCGTTAATAAGGTTGGCCAGGCAAGCGAGGAGTCCGTCAAGAAGGTGGTCAGCAACGTCAGGAGAGTCAACCCGGGGGCTAGGATATGCCTGGCCGACATGGAGGTCTCAGTAACCGACCCGAGCCTAGTCGAGGGAAAGAAGGTTTTAGTCGTTGAGGACTCGCCCACAGTAACGCATGGAGGGGTCCCCTACGGCGCTGGGTACGTGGCCGCTAGGAAGTACGGCGCCTCTGAGGTCGTAGATCCCAGGCCATACGCTGTAGGTGTTCTTAAGAGCCTGTATGAGGAGTACCCGCACATGAAGGAGGTGCTTCCCTCCACCGGATACACTGCTGAGCAGCTGAGGGATCTGGAGGAGACCATAAGGAGGACGCCAGCTGATGTAGTGGTTCTGGGAACCCCAGCAGACATAACTAGGCTGGTAAGGATAGACAAGCCCGTTGTTAAGGTTACGTGGGAACTCAAAGTACTTGAGGGACCGACCATAAGTGAGTTGGTGGCGGAGTTCCTTGAGAGGAAGGGCTAA
- a CDS encoding TatD family hydrolase yields MKPSLSRYVDSHIHLNEYGEVERLNYCGREDLELIAVSEDLKSSLTNLTLMRECRNVRAAVGVHPWLVDKVSGEDFSEVLRLINEAEFIGEVGLDKRFVPDTLESQMRVFTEFVRKAEESGKGLLLHAAGAWREVLDVVTKASVSVAVMHWYTGPTELITKIREHGYYIGVNAALIRQPKAREVVRQTPLDTILTESDGPYEYRGLRLGPDLIQILVKEIAVIKGLRPEEVVDEVYNNYLELIRRVK; encoded by the coding sequence GTGAAGCCGTCGCTGAGTAGGTACGTTGACTCACACATACATCTCAACGAATACGGTGAGGTGGAGCGGCTGAACTACTGCGGTAGGGAGGACCTGGAGTTGATCGCCGTCTCCGAAGACCTGAAATCCTCGCTGACCAACCTTACATTGATGAGGGAGTGTCGTAACGTAAGGGCGGCTGTGGGGGTGCATCCGTGGCTAGTTGATAAGGTCAGCGGGGAGGACTTCTCTGAAGTCCTTCGACTGATTAACGAGGCTGAGTTCATAGGTGAGGTGGGTCTGGACAAGAGGTTCGTGCCAGACACGTTGGAATCTCAGATGAGGGTGTTTACAGAGTTCGTGAGGAAGGCTGAAGAGAGTGGGAAGGGATTACTACTTCACGCCGCAGGAGCCTGGAGGGAGGTGCTCGACGTAGTCACCAAGGCCTCCGTTAGCGTGGCTGTAATGCACTGGTACACAGGACCCACTGAACTCATAACTAAAATCAGGGAACATGGGTACTACATAGGCGTTAACGCCGCCTTGATAAGGCAGCCTAAAGCGAGGGAGGTGGTCAGGCAGACACCCCTCGACACGATACTGACAGAGTCCGACGGACCTTACGAGTACAGGGGTCTCAGACTAGGCCCTGACCTCATTCAAATCCTGGTGAAGGAGATAGCGGTGATTAAGGGTTTAAGGCCTGAGGAGGTCGTTGATGAAGTATATAATAACTACCTGGAGTTGATACGTAGAGTCAAGTAG
- a CDS encoding radical SAM protein, translating into MLDYTRYAGLVRPDSVRVWGDSRVRERLSWYYSVMRGEAPPKYIIVKNMPAPFRGEELANVVTEELLSVHAKLRQEFVKLWSEVRESGRPWSYVSLKGVSGVTFLDLKVELARRLASPCKLCEWRCGALRAEGRMGYCRVTGLNGFVDTFFHHMGEEAPLVPSGTVFYVGCNFRCVYCQNWGISQREGLPAEERGPEELADIQTWLATSGAKNINHVGGEPTPNIPVILSSLKFLTAKVPQLWNSNMYLSEESMGLIADVIDIWLPDLKYGNSECALKLSLAKNYFEVVTRNIKVAHDSGDLIIRHLVLPNHVKCCTGNVLKWAAENVRRALVNIMDQYRPEYVVLRDVKKWGELGRHVSGEEMERAFRLAREYGFTGPVEDLWFIA; encoded by the coding sequence ATGTTAGATTACACTAGATACGCAGGGCTGGTTAGGCCAGACTCCGTCAGGGTGTGGGGGGACAGTAGGGTTAGGGAGAGGCTATCATGGTACTACTCCGTAATGCGTGGTGAAGCACCCCCCAAGTACATCATAGTTAAGAATATGCCCGCACCATTCAGGGGGGAGGAGCTCGCTAACGTAGTTACTGAGGAATTGTTAAGTGTGCATGCTAAACTGCGTCAGGAGTTCGTTAAACTCTGGAGTGAGGTCAGGGAGTCGGGCAGGCCTTGGAGCTACGTGAGTCTCAAGGGCGTTAGTGGGGTTACATTCCTGGACCTGAAGGTTGAGTTGGCGCGGAGGCTTGCAAGCCCCTGCAAGCTCTGCGAATGGCGTTGCGGCGCTCTTAGAGCGGAGGGTCGGATGGGTTATTGTAGAGTCACGGGACTCAACGGCTTCGTGGATACATTCTTCCATCACATGGGGGAGGAAGCACCGCTAGTCCCGTCAGGCACTGTGTTCTACGTAGGCTGTAACTTCAGATGTGTGTACTGCCAGAACTGGGGCATAAGCCAGCGTGAAGGCCTCCCGGCCGAGGAACGCGGCCCCGAGGAGCTCGCTGACATACAGACCTGGCTAGCCACCAGCGGGGCGAAGAACATAAATCACGTTGGCGGCGAGCCGACGCCAAACATCCCAGTAATATTGTCCTCCCTTAAATTCCTGACGGCTAAAGTCCCTCAACTGTGGAACAGCAACATGTACTTAAGCGAGGAATCCATGGGGCTCATAGCGGACGTTATAGACATCTGGCTACCGGATCTCAAATACGGGAACAGCGAGTGTGCGTTGAAGCTCTCCTTAGCCAAGAACTACTTTGAGGTGGTGACTAGAAATATTAAAGTGGCTCACGACTCCGGGGATCTCATAATAAGGCACCTCGTGTTGCCCAACCACGTTAAGTGCTGTACTGGTAACGTACTTAAGTGGGCGGCCGAGAACGTGAGGAGGGCTTTAGTGAACATAATGGATCAATACCGACCAGAGTATGTGGTTCTCAGAGACGTTAAAAAGTGGGGTGAGTTAGGTAGACACGTCAGTGGCGAGGAGATGGAGAGGGCGTTTAGACTAGCCCGTGAGTACGGCTTCACTGGACCTGTCGAGGATCTATGGTTTATTGCGTGA
- a CDS encoding Gfo/Idh/MocA family oxidoreductase, which translates to MGCVKVGVVGVGSWGKNIVRALKELESEGLVKLVGVADANPDLAADVARAHGVTEYVRTVGDLVRLGVEAVAISVPIDRLFHVAKDALSLGLHTFIEKPVSTSSDEVRELMRIAENASLIAQPGFIVRYDPVSNVLKDFLTQRRVKYAILKRLSARPTHRRGHSITLDLMIHDIDLALNLVGVQEVRVLSAVGFKMEFGIPQEVHALLTLGKTLVYLVTDGTLPVKVRVAEIVTEDSYCEVSYTDSTVLVRSGEGSYVRRASGEEPLKAELRDFVRSVEGVRSPRAPTLQDALRALTVVELINEKLNRV; encoded by the coding sequence TTGGGCTGCGTTAAGGTAGGCGTAGTCGGCGTAGGGTCCTGGGGTAAGAATATTGTTAGGGCATTGAAGGAGCTGGAGAGCGAGGGTTTGGTCAAGCTGGTCGGCGTTGCTGACGCTAACCCTGATCTAGCGGCTGACGTGGCTAGAGCGCACGGCGTGACGGAGTACGTTAGGACTGTTGGGGATCTGGTTCGGCTGGGTGTGGAGGCAGTAGCCATCTCAGTGCCTATAGACAGGCTTTTCCACGTGGCTAAAGATGCGCTGAGCCTGGGTCTACACACCTTCATAGAAAAACCCGTGTCAACAAGCAGCGATGAGGTGAGGGAGCTGATGAGGATTGCTGAGAACGCGTCATTAATCGCCCAGCCAGGGTTCATAGTTAGGTATGATCCCGTCAGCAATGTTTTGAAGGACTTCCTTACACAGCGCAGGGTCAAGTACGCGATTCTCAAGAGGCTGTCGGCGAGACCCACCCACCGGAGGGGGCATTCAATAACGCTGGACTTAATGATACACGACATCGACCTAGCGCTTAACCTGGTGGGGGTTCAGGAGGTTAGGGTGTTGAGTGCGGTGGGGTTCAAGATGGAGTTTGGGATCCCTCAGGAGGTCCATGCCTTACTCACCCTAGGCAAAACTCTTGTGTATCTAGTGACGGACGGAACACTGCCGGTTAAGGTCAGGGTCGCCGAGATAGTTACTGAGGATTCTTACTGCGAGGTCTCATACACCGACTCAACCGTGCTTGTCAGAAGCGGTGAGGGGAGTTATGTGAGGAGGGCGTCCGGTGAGGAACCGCTTAAGGCCGAGCTAAGGGATTTCGTGAGGTCGGTGGAGGGGGTTAGATCCCCGCGCGCTCCGACACTGCAGGATGCCCTGAGAGCACTCACGGTGGTTGAGCTTATTAACGAAAAACTCAACAGGGTTTAG
- a CDS encoding endonuclease NucS translates to MSGRILSRGSVTPEELGNLIKKWFKRSTIVVVAECEITYVGRASSRASNSWRLILIKEDSTVLIHEPTGREPINWQPNSYVTAELRGDTLVVRAIRTRPREELTISLKGPCEVIVAKLGVGRYVISGTERDVIEYLARSPGLIEEGAELVSREVMTPHGRVDLVLRDRGGGLLVVEVKRGAADIEAVYQLKRYVEYYASLGVVNVRGVLVAQSLTPNAQKLARDLGFTYRCVRVNGSEAVAE, encoded by the coding sequence ATGTCAGGGAGGATACTCAGCAGGGGAAGCGTAACTCCTGAAGAGCTCGGCAACTTAATTAAGAAGTGGTTCAAACGCTCAACGATAGTGGTGGTAGCAGAGTGTGAGATAACCTACGTGGGCAGGGCCTCATCCAGAGCTAGTAATTCATGGAGGCTCATCCTGATTAAGGAGGACAGCACGGTCCTCATTCACGAACCTACCGGCAGGGAACCCATTAACTGGCAACCCAACTCATACGTAACCGCTGAGCTCAGGGGCGACACCCTAGTAGTTAGGGCGATCAGAACGAGACCGCGTGAGGAACTCACCATATCTTTAAAGGGACCCTGCGAAGTCATCGTAGCTAAGTTAGGTGTTGGGAGGTACGTCATTTCCGGGACCGAACGTGACGTGATAGAGTATCTGGCGCGTAGCCCAGGGCTGATCGAGGAAGGTGCTGAGTTAGTGTCGAGGGAGGTTATGACGCCACACGGGCGGGTGGATCTAGTCCTCCGCGATAGGGGCGGCGGGTTGTTGGTGGTGGAGGTCAAGAGGGGTGCGGCGGACATCGAAGCAGTCTACCAGTTAAAGAGGTACGTGGAGTATTATGCGTCTCTGGGAGTGGTTAACGTGAGGGGGGTTTTAGTGGCTCAATCCCTAACGCCGAACGCTCAGAAGCTGGCGCGTGATTTAGGCTTCACATATAGATGTGTTAGGGTGAATGGTAGTGAAGCCGTCGCTGAGTAG
- a CDS encoding aminopeptidase P family protein — translation MSAVLNMLLVWWAVVRLGKLMRVVEEFSLDAVLVTYEWNVFYYLGVPRSGGVFLLYERDGSARVLTPALDYYRVSDAVKGSLEVMPYATYELPGFPKLLKGRLSDWLVRYFSDSGFARIGLDLSYPTQLAFELSERLRDRIKVENVGSAIALQRSIKEGDEVEFMRQALNIAERSFVKLLAEGIEGLSESQVAAKLDSFMRLEGAESIPFETIVASGPNSAYPHAFPTGRTIGKEVVTIDFGARYGGYCSDTTRTLAVGGSSPEVMKVVEGVSEALTAASDLISDGVKASEPDSVAREVLRKHGLEQYFIHSLGHGVGLEVHERPRLAQGVDDVLMEGMIITVEPGTYMPDSFGVRLENMVLVKKRGCEFLNRLPIIIA, via the coding sequence ATGTCCGCAGTCCTTAACATGTTGCTAGTGTGGTGGGCCGTCGTGAGGTTAGGTAAGCTCATGAGGGTGGTTGAGGAGTTCAGTCTGGACGCTGTTCTGGTGACTTACGAATGGAACGTATTCTACTATCTAGGCGTGCCGAGGTCTGGAGGTGTTTTCCTCCTTTACGAGAGGGATGGGTCTGCGAGGGTGCTAACGCCGGCGCTGGATTACTATAGAGTCTCCGACGCCGTTAAAGGTTCCCTGGAGGTGATGCCTTACGCGACTTACGAGTTGCCTGGATTTCCTAAACTGCTTAAGGGCAGGCTCTCTGACTGGCTCGTCAGGTACTTCTCGGATTCAGGGTTTGCAAGAATAGGTCTTGACTTAAGCTACCCAACACAACTCGCGTTTGAGTTGAGTGAGAGGCTGAGGGATCGTATTAAGGTGGAGAACGTGGGGTCAGCTATAGCCCTTCAGAGATCGATTAAGGAAGGAGATGAGGTCGAGTTCATGAGGCAGGCACTGAACATAGCTGAGAGGAGCTTCGTCAAACTCCTGGCAGAGGGGATTGAAGGGCTGAGTGAGAGTCAGGTTGCCGCGAAGCTGGACAGCTTCATGAGGTTGGAGGGGGCTGAATCCATACCGTTCGAGACTATAGTTGCGTCAGGACCTAACTCCGCGTACCCACATGCGTTCCCGACCGGCAGAACCATCGGTAAGGAAGTCGTAACCATTGACTTCGGCGCTAGGTATGGCGGCTACTGCTCCGACACCACCAGAACGCTGGCCGTGGGTGGTTCAAGTCCCGAGGTGATGAAGGTTGTAGAGGGGGTGAGTGAGGCTTTAACGGCTGCATCTGACCTAATCAGCGATGGCGTGAAAGCCAGCGAGCCTGACTCCGTCGCTAGGGAGGTGCTAAGGAAGCATGGCTTGGAGCAGTACTTCATACACTCGCTAGGTCATGGGGTGGGCTTGGAGGTTCATGAGAGGCCCAGGCTAGCTCAAGGAGTCGATGACGTGTTGATGGAGGGGATGATCATCACTGTGGAGCCCGGCACCTACATGCCGGACAGTTTCGGCGTTAGGCTAGAGAACATGGTCTTAGTGAAGAAGAGAGGATGTGAATTCCTAAACAGGCTACCGATCATAATTGCTTAG